Proteins encoded within one genomic window of Manduca sexta isolate Smith_Timp_Sample1 chromosome 18, JHU_Msex_v1.0, whole genome shotgun sequence:
- the LOC115453714 gene encoding facilitated trehalose transporter Tret1 has translation MFCNIQPYVKRQLLITACLNIGYILVGYEIYWTGPIIPKLLNIEETPLTRVISATEASWVASLLLIGADVGAIIAGYAANLIGRRPCLILSGVLMIISHLIVNFPTSLGIIYAGRICIGASITMFLLVTLVYLGEISSPNIRGMLMTSASIFHSFGGFVVYCVGPYISYTQVGYVFFGISAVYITTSCFLPESPVYHVIKGNEEAAKESLRKLGRDKDIDTELKKMMEQAVKTKTNSYLLRELFTDKGNRRALCVTIPLYIFQQSSGNMAVIFFATTIFNSAGSSIQPHIATMIVGATSLFSAIFSPMFIDKHGRRILLIISTAGCFASMTVLGAYFYLDHIGNSIVLWLGWLPLLCLVSALFFYGIGLSIIPNTLTGEMFSPSVRGLGSSITICIGLTTGLISTIIFGYVVDSIGTYAPFLDLRGCKCDCLGFYYFRRPRN, from the exons ATGTTCTGCAACATACAACCTTATGTTAAACGGCAACTACTTATCACCGCTTGCT TAAACATCGGCTACATATTGGttggatatgaaatatattggaCTGGTCCTATCATTCCTAAACTTTTAAATATCGAGGAGACGCCTCTGACTCGTGTTATATCAGCAACCGAGGCATCATGGGTTGCTTCTTTACTTTTAATTGGAGCAGATGTTG GAGCTATCATCGCCGGCTATGCAGCAAACTTGATCGGCCGCCGACCATGTCTCATACTCAGCGGAGTTCTTATGATCATTTCACATCTAATAGTGAATTTCCCTACTTCATTAGGCATAATTTATGCCGGAAGAATTTGTATTGGTGCTAGCATTACTATGTTCTTATTGGTCACTCTTGTATATCTTGGAGAAATATC ATCACCAAATATACGCGGTATGTTGATGACATCGGCGAGCATTTTCCATTCGTTCGGCGGTTTTGTAGTATACTGCGTGGGTCCTTACATCTCGTACACACAAGTCGGATACGTGTTCTTTGGTATTAGTGCCGTTTATATTACTACAAGTTGCTTTCTACCCGAATCTCCAGTATATCATGTCATTAAAG GTAATGAAGAAGCAGCGAAAGAATCTCTTCGCAAATTAGGGAGAGACAAAGATATCGACACAGAACTGAAGAAGATGATGGAGCAAGCtgttaaaactaaaactaattcATATCTCTTAAGGGAACTTTTCACTGACAAAGGAAACAGAAGAGCTCTCTGCGTCACAATCCCTTTATACATATTCCAGCAATCAAGTGGAAACATGGCTGTCATATTCTTCGCTACGACTATCTTCAACAGCGCCGGATCGTCGATACAACCTCATATAGCTACCATGATAGTTGGAGCAACGTCGTTGTTCAGTGCAATATTTTCTCCAATGTTCATTGATAAACACGGAAGAAggatattactaataatttcaACGGCGGGATGCTTTGCTTCGATG actGTCTTAGGGGCATACTTTTACCTAGACCACATAGGCAACTCAATAGTTCTATGGCTGGGATGGCTTCCTTTATTGTGTTTGGTTTCGGCTTTATTCTTTTACGGTATcg GTCTCTCAATAATTCCAAATACACTGACCGGTGAAATGTTTAGTCCTTCCGTACGTGGCCTTGGAAGCTCCATAACTATATGCATTGGATTAACAACTGGATTGATATCGACTATTATTTTTGGCTACGTTGTGGACAGCATTGGAACCTATGCTCCCTTTTTGGATTTACGCGGCTGCAAATGCGATTGCCTTggcttttattattttcgtcGTCCCCGAAACTAA